In Enterobacter cloacae, the following are encoded in one genomic region:
- the hspQ gene encoding heat shock protein HspQ translates to MIASKFGIGQQVRHTLLGYLGVVVDIDPEYSLDEPSADELAVDAELRAAPWYHVVMEGDDGQPVHTYLAEAQLSGELQDEHPEQPTMDELAQTIRKQLQAPRLRN, encoded by the coding sequence ATGATTGCCAGCAAATTCGGTATCGGCCAACAGGTCCGCCACACCTTGCTTGGATATTTGGGTGTGGTCGTGGATATCGACCCGGAGTATTCCCTTGATGAACCGTCAGCGGATGAGCTGGCGGTTGACGCAGAGCTTCGCGCCGCGCCCTGGTACCATGTGGTCATGGAAGGCGATGATGGACAACCCGTCCATACCTATCTTGCCGAAGCGCAGCTGAGCGGTGAACTGCAGGATGAGCATCCGGAACAACCCACGATGGACGAACTTGCTCAGACTATCCGTAAACAGCTACAGGCTCCTCGCCTGCGGAACTAA
- a CDS encoding CoA-binding protein translates to MKENDIAGILTSTRTIALVGASDKPDRPSYRVMKYLLDQGYHVIPVSPKVAGKTLLGQPGYATLNDIPEKVDMVDVFRNSEAAWGVAQEAIAIGAKTLWMQLGVINEQAAVLAREAGLAVVMDRCPAIEIPRLGLAK, encoded by the coding sequence ATGAAAGAGAACGATATTGCCGGGATTTTGACGTCTACGCGCACAATTGCGCTGGTGGGGGCGAGTGATAAACCCGATCGTCCAAGCTATCGGGTGATGAAATACCTTCTCGATCAGGGCTACCATGTTATCCCTGTTTCGCCGAAAGTTGCCGGTAAAACGCTGCTGGGCCAGCCGGGATATGCCACGCTAAATGACATACCGGAAAAAGTGGATATGGTGGATGTTTTCCGTAATTCCGAGGCTGCATGGGGCGTTGCCCAGGAGGCCATTGCCATTGGTGCAAAAACGCTGTGGATGCAACTGGGTGTCATTAACGAGCAGGCCGCGGTGCTGGCGCGTGAGGCTGGGCTGGCGGTGGTGATGGACCGATGCCCGGCGATTGAGATCCCCCGACTGGGGCTGGCAAAATAA